The Terriglobia bacterium genome window below encodes:
- a CDS encoding DUF2470 domain-containing protein, protein MDKNHAARRLFLGESFGVLSTLSLDVPGYPFGSITPYCGDEAGRPILYISEIAQHTKNLKADPRVSLTVVESESASDDVQSRGRLTLIGNAAPVQDGKGRAGERYFRHFSEARRYEQTHDFVFYRIDLVRLRFIGGFGQIYWVERDEFLAANPFPAAHEARIVDHMNGDHAAALRHYAGGKDAIMTGIDGEGFDLLAGDAANRRKLRIHFENPVKNMDEAREALVAMSRK, encoded by the coding sequence ATGGATAAAAATCACGCGGCTCGCCGACTGTTTCTTGGAGAAAGCTTCGGGGTCCTCTCGACTTTGTCGTTGGATGTGCCGGGTTATCCGTTCGGCTCGATTACTCCGTATTGCGGCGATGAAGCCGGACGGCCAATCCTCTACATCAGCGAGATTGCGCAGCACACTAAGAACCTGAAGGCCGACCCGCGAGTCTCGTTGACGGTGGTCGAGAGCGAGTCTGCTTCCGACGATGTGCAGTCGCGCGGGCGGCTGACGCTGATTGGGAATGCGGCACCGGTCCAGGACGGCAAAGGACGGGCCGGCGAGCGGTACTTCCGCCATTTTTCAGAGGCGCGTCGATACGAACAGACCCATGATTTTGTTTTCTATCGAATCGATCTCGTGCGGCTGCGGTTCATCGGTGGATTCGGGCAGATCTACTGGGTCGAACGTGACGAGTTCCTCGCCGCCAATCCGTTCCCGGCGGCTCACGAAGCCCGAATCGTCGACCATATGAATGGCGACCATGCTGCCGCCCTTCGGCACTACGCAGGCGGAAAAGATGCCATCATGACAGGCATCGACGGCGAAGGATTCGACCTTCTCGCCGGCGACGCGGCGAACCGCCGGAAACTCCGAATTCATTTTGAGAATCCTGTGAAGAATATGGACGAGGCCAGAGAAGCCCTGGTCGCCATGAGCCGGAAATAG
- a CDS encoding LLM class F420-dependent oxidoreductase, translating to MHSGVVFPQTEFGNDPAKIKDYAQAAEALGYDYLLVYDHVLGAHPHREPKLTGPYTHEHPFHEPMVLFGFLAAVTKRLQLTTGILILPQRQTALAAKQAAEIDVLSGGRLRLGIGLGWNYVEYQALGQDFKTRGRRVEEQVEVMRKLWTEPLVTFRSRDHVIENAGLNPMPIQRPIPIWFGGAAEPALRRAARLGDGWMPAGRKPEDAKVLVDQLERYLKEAGRDRNAFGIDPWIPIAGLPQDQWAKRVEAWRALGATHIAVDTMRAGFKSPQEHIDAIRTFRSVL from the coding sequence ATGCATTCCGGTGTCGTATTTCCGCAAACTGAATTCGGCAACGATCCGGCAAAGATCAAGGATTACGCGCAGGCCGCGGAGGCTCTCGGTTATGACTACCTGCTCGTCTATGACCACGTTCTGGGCGCGCACCCGCATCGTGAGCCGAAACTGACCGGCCCATACACCCACGAACATCCGTTTCACGAGCCGATGGTGCTGTTCGGTTTCCTGGCGGCGGTCACGAAGCGGCTTCAGCTCACGACCGGGATCCTGATTCTTCCTCAGCGTCAGACCGCACTTGCCGCCAAACAGGCCGCCGAGATCGACGTGCTGAGCGGTGGACGGCTGCGGCTCGGGATCGGTCTGGGGTGGAACTATGTCGAATACCAGGCGCTTGGACAGGACTTCAAGACTCGAGGCCGGCGCGTCGAGGAGCAGGTTGAAGTCATGCGGAAACTCTGGACGGAACCGCTCGTGACGTTCCGCTCGCGCGATCATGTCATCGAGAACGCCGGGCTGAATCCGATGCCGATCCAGCGTCCGATCCCGATCTGGTTCGGCGGCGCCGCCGAGCCTGCGCTGCGGCGCGCCGCACGCCTTGGAGATGGCTGGATGCCCGCGGGCCGCAAACCGGAAGACGCCAAAGTCCTGGTCGATCAACTCGAGAGGTACCTGAAAGAAGCGGGCCGCGATCGGAACGCCTTCGGTATCGATCCCTGGATCCCGATTGCGGGGTTGCCTCAAGACCAATGGGCCAAACGCGTCGAAGCCTGGCGCGCGCTTGGCGCAACTCACATTGCCGTGGATACCATGCGCGCCGGATTCAAATCACCACAGGAACACATCGATGCGATCCGGACGTTTCGGAGCGTACTGTAG
- a CDS encoding antibiotic biosynthesis monooxygenase, translated as MRQILLLLSIVLLRPQVPVADTTFYSVAYVDIAPSSRAAAIAGLKQYREASRKEPGFKRMEFFEQVGKPGHFLTIETWSSGKAFDTHAASQNSKDYRSKIDSMRLSDYDQRPYKTLTLSPARNPAANGTMFVITHVDIGGQDTNAADLLTHLAETSRKEPGNLRFDILQHTMKANHFTVIEEWQSARAVDAHAAAAHTREYRNSLAPIAGSPLDERFYKFLE; from the coding sequence ATGCGACAGATACTTCTGCTGTTAAGCATCGTTTTGCTTCGGCCTCAGGTACCGGTGGCGGATACGACGTTCTATTCCGTGGCGTATGTCGACATCGCGCCGTCGTCGAGGGCTGCGGCTATCGCCGGGCTTAAGCAGTACCGTGAAGCGAGCCGGAAGGAGCCAGGGTTCAAGCGCATGGAATTTTTCGAACAGGTTGGAAAGCCCGGACACTTTTTAACCATCGAAACGTGGAGCAGCGGCAAGGCGTTTGATACGCACGCGGCGTCTCAAAACTCGAAAGACTATCGATCTAAAATCGACTCCATGCGCCTCAGCGATTACGACCAACGGCCTTATAAGACGCTTACCCTGAGTCCGGCCCGCAACCCGGCCGCAAATGGCACGATGTTTGTCATTACTCACGTGGATATCGGCGGGCAAGATACCAACGCGGCCGACCTGCTCACCCATCTCGCCGAGACGAGCCGGAAGGAGCCAGGCAATCTCCGCTTCGATATACTTCAGCACACGATGAAGGCGAATCATTTCACCGTGATCGAGGAATGGCAGAGCGCGAGGGCGGTCGATGCCCATGCCGCCGCGGCACACACCAGGGAATATCGCAACAGTCTCGCGCCGATCGCAGGCAGTCCTCTGGACGAGCGCTTCTACAAATTTCTGGAGTAG